The following coding sequences are from one Eucalyptus grandis isolate ANBG69807.140 chromosome 11, ASM1654582v1, whole genome shotgun sequence window:
- the LOC120285883 gene encoding uncharacterized protein LOC120285883 isoform X3 → MRRMQQLLNIEPGAGDSTVGRDEEAPVLVDIAGKKSKLLVVGGKMSNYNNAVLEDAGVLAEGLVGLRIKAWWPFDEMFYDGLIQSYNPLTKKRKDMVILPYKDSLLLFSWYLQQFDLDGNRVNQGLTVYGNKGSTDQHAYGELL, encoded by the exons atgagaagaatgcAGCAATTGTTAAATATTGAGCCAGGTGCAGGTGATAGCACTGTTGGTCGGGATGAGGAAGCTCCAGTCCTTGTTGATATTGCCGGGAAAAAATCAAAGCTCCTGGTAGTGGGGGGAAAGATGAGCAATTATAACAATGCCGTATTAGAG GATGCTGGAGTGCTCGCTGAAGGATTAGTTGGGCTTAGAATAAAGGCCTGGTGGCCATTTGATGAGAT GTTCTATGATGGCCTAATTCAATCTTACAACCCTCTAACGAAAAAGCGCAAG GACATGGTAATTCTTCCTTACAAAGACAGCCTTCTGTTATTCAGTTGGTATCTGCAACAATTTGATTTGGATGGCAATCGG GTCAATCAAGGGCTTACTGTTTATGGGAATAAAGGAAGCACAGATCAGCATGc ATATGGTGAACTTTTGTAG
- the LOC120285883 gene encoding uncharacterized protein LOC120285883 isoform X1: MRRMQQLLNIEPGAGDSTVGRDEEAPVLVDIAGKKSKLLVVGGKMSNYNNAVLEDAGVLAEGLVGLRIKAWWPFDEMFYDGLIQSYNPLTKKRKDMVILPYKDSLLLFSWYLQQFDLDGNRVNQGLTVYGNKGSTDQHACRSWEKGSSRSICSS; this comes from the exons atgagaagaatgcAGCAATTGTTAAATATTGAGCCAGGTGCAGGTGATAGCACTGTTGGTCGGGATGAGGAAGCTCCAGTCCTTGTTGATATTGCCGGGAAAAAATCAAAGCTCCTGGTAGTGGGGGGAAAGATGAGCAATTATAACAATGCCGTATTAGAG GATGCTGGAGTGCTCGCTGAAGGATTAGTTGGGCTTAGAATAAAGGCCTGGTGGCCATTTGATGAGAT GTTCTATGATGGCCTAATTCAATCTTACAACCCTCTAACGAAAAAGCGCAAG GACATGGTAATTCTTCCTTACAAAGACAGCCTTCTGTTATTCAGTTGGTATCTGCAACAATTTGATTTGGATGGCAATCGG GTCAATCAAGGGCTTACTGTTTATGGGAATAAAGGAAGCACAGATCAGCATGc GTGTCGAAGCTGGGAAAAAGGCAGCAGCAGAAGTATTTGCTCGTCATAA
- the LOC120285883 gene encoding uncharacterized protein LOC120285883 isoform X2 gives MRRMQQLLNIEPGAGDSTVGRDEEAPVLVDIAGKKSKLLVVGGKMSNYNNAVLEDAGVLAEGLVGLRIKAWWPFDEMFYDGLIQSYNPLTKKRKDMVILPYKDSLLLFSWYLQQFDLDGNRVNQGLTVYGNKGSTDQHAEWAMLYMPMIVSL, from the exons atgagaagaatgcAGCAATTGTTAAATATTGAGCCAGGTGCAGGTGATAGCACTGTTGGTCGGGATGAGGAAGCTCCAGTCCTTGTTGATATTGCCGGGAAAAAATCAAAGCTCCTGGTAGTGGGGGGAAAGATGAGCAATTATAACAATGCCGTATTAGAG GATGCTGGAGTGCTCGCTGAAGGATTAGTTGGGCTTAGAATAAAGGCCTGGTGGCCATTTGATGAGAT GTTCTATGATGGCCTAATTCAATCTTACAACCCTCTAACGAAAAAGCGCAAG GACATGGTAATTCTTCCTTACAAAGACAGCCTTCTGTTATTCAGTTGGTATCTGCAACAATTTGATTTGGATGGCAATCGG GTCAATCAAGGGCTTACTGTTTATGGGAATAAAGGAAGCACAGATCAGCATGc GGAATGGGCTATGCTCTATATGCCAATGATCGTGAGTCTATAA